From the genome of Tachysurus fulvidraco isolate hzauxx_2018 chromosome 20, HZAU_PFXX_2.0, whole genome shotgun sequence, one region includes:
- the LOC113650218 gene encoding C-type lectin domain family 4 member M-like translates to MPENIYDDVNHIMELQCSEHASVNTFANADALKYHNTNPERENSTPTRNPQIQHTGNNSTWKRCYTVTAVCLGMLCVLLMTGIIVLSIKLSNQYTEYNQLQTRYDNQTIEKYQLQIRYNNQKIEKYQLQIRYNQTIKKYKLQTRCDNQTIEKYQLQTRCGNQTIEKYQLQTRYDNQTIEKYQLQIRYNNQTIEKYQLQTRYDNQTIEKYQLQTRYDNQTIEKYQLQTKYDNQTIEKYQLQIRYNNQTIEKYQLQTRYDNQTIEKYQLQIRYDNQTIEKYQLQKQKDSFQMKLTSLGWTLFQSKFYYISTKMKNWTESKEDCRKRGVDLVIINSKEEQTFVEALKKNRGNYIGLSDQEKEGTYKWVDGTPLTTSYWASANAFTALDDCVVSGYDGCIGWYDRPCNESYYWVCE, encoded by the exons ATGCCTGAGAACATTTATGATGATGTGAACCACATTATGGAGCTTCAGTGTTCCGAGCATGCGtctgtgaatacttttgcaaatGCCGATGCTCTTAAATATCACAATACCAACCCCGAAAGGGAGAACAGCACCCCGACAAGGAATCCGCAAATTCAACACACAG GAAACAACTCTACCTGGAAAAGATGTTACACAGTGACTGCAGTGTGTTTGGGGATGCTGTGTGTTCTCCTGATGACCGGCATAATAGTGCTGTCAATCAAACTGAGCAACCAGTATACAGAATACAACCAGTTACAGACCAGATACGACAACCAGACAATAGAGAAATACCAGTTACAGATCAGATACAACAACCAGAAAATAGAGAAATATCAGTTACAGATCAGATACAACCagacaataaagaaatacaagTTACAGACCAGATGCGACAACCAGACAATAGAGAAATACCAGTTACAGACCAGATGCGGCAACCAGACAATAGAGAAATACCAGTTACAGACCAGATACGACAACCAGACAATAGAGAAATACCAGTTACAGATCAGATACAACAACCAGACAATAGAGAAATACCAGTTACAGACCAGATACGACAACCAGACAATAGAGAAATACCAGTTACAGACCAGATACGACAACCAGACAATAGAGAAATACCAGTTACAGACCAAATACGACAACCAGACAATAGAGAAATACCAGTTACAGATCAGATACAACAACCAGACAATAGAGAAATACCAGTTACAGACCAGATACGACAACCAGACAATAGAGAAATACCAGTTACAGATCAGATACGACAACCAGACAATAGAGAAATACCagttacagaaacagaaagattCATTTCAGATGAAATTGACCAGTTTGG GATGGACTTTGTTTCAGTCCAAATTTTACTATATCTCAACCAAGATGAAGAACTGGACTGAGAGCAAAGAGGACTGCAGAAAAAGAGGAGTAGACCTGGTGATCATAAACAGCAAAGAGGAACAG ACTTTTGTGGAAGCGCTCAAAAAGAACCGTGGAAATTATATTGGGCTGAGTGACCAAGAAAAAGAAGGCACTTATAAATGGGTGGATGGAACTCCACTGACCACTTC GTACTGGGCAAGTGCAAATGCCTTTACAGCTTTGGATGACTGTGTTGTTAGTGGGTATGATGGATGTATCGGATGGTATGACAGACCTTGCAACGAATCGTACTACTGGGTCTGTGAATAA
- the LOC113650332 gene encoding short transient receptor potential channel 7-like: MSRGCSELQTARGRPELLLLHALPLSGQVEFQCSDCGDHLPVHPIHHHEHFPDTHHTFEAMQRRHTTLREKGRRGPAYMFSERDKSVTAEEERFLDAAEYGNIPVVRKMLEDSETLNVNCVDYMGQNALQLAVANEHLEVTELLLKKECLARVGDALLLAISKGYVRIVEAILAHPAFEGGLRFAPSILEREQKNDDDFYAYDEDGTRFSRDVTPVILAAQCQEYEIIHTLLVKGARIEKPHDHFCKCAECAEKQRQDSFSHSRSRMNAYKGLASAAYLCLSSEDPVLTALELSNELAQLANVETEFKNDYRKLSMQCKDFVVGVLDLCRNTEEVEAILNGNVDRNLPQGDNSRPCLSRVKLAIKFEVKKFVAHPNCQQQLLTLWYENLSGLRQQSIGVKCLTVLGVMATLPFLAIAYWVMPYSKLGRVLRSPFMKFVAHAVSFTIFLCLLVLNASDRFDGVKNLPNETITDHPRQVFRVKTTRFSWTELLIMKWVLGMIWSECKEIWEDGLREYVTQLWNILDFGMLSIFVASFTARFMAFLQASRAQLYVDQYVTSLDLSNASLPDDVAYYTYARNRWLPSDPQIISEGLYSIAVVLSFSRIAYILPANESFGPLQISLGRTVKDIFKFMVIFIMVFLAFMIGMFNLYSYYLGAKYNPAFTTVEESFKTLFWSIFGLSEVMSVVLKYDHKFIENIGYVLYGVYNVMMVIVLLNMLIAMMNHSYQEIEEDADVEWKFARAKLWLSYFDEGRTLPPPFNLVPSPKSFYYMGLRTRSCLVRLCKAKGLRGSQQDMDTPNSRPKLHRYRLCLTQDEYAMRNSIKHPSRYQKIMKRLIKRYVLKAQTDSENDEVNEGELKEIKQDISSLRYELLEEKSQVTAELADLIQQLGDRLCKSTKKP; this comes from the exons ATGTCCCGTGGATGCTCAGAGCTCCAAACGGCACGCGGCAGACCGGAGTTGCTTCTCCTCCATGCGCTTCCGTTAAGTGGACAGGTGGAGTTCCAGTGCAGCGACTGCGGTGATCACCTGCCGGTTCACCCGATTCATCATCACGAGCACTTTCCGGATACACATCACAC GTTCGAAGCCATGCAGCGCAGACACACGACGCTGAGGGAGAAAGGTCGCAGGGGGCCGGCGTATATGTTCAGCGAGCGCGATAAGAGTGTCACGGCTGAAGAGGAGCGCTTCCTGGATGCTGCTGAGTATGGTAACATCCCGGTTGTCCGGAAGATGCTTGAAGACTCTGAGACGCTCAATGTGAACTGTGTGGACTACATGGGCCAGAATGCTCTGCAGCTTGCCGTGGCCAACGAGCACCTGGAAGTGACCGAGCTGCTCCTGAAAAAGGAATGTCTAGCCCGGGTGGGTGATGCCCTGCTCCTGGCTATCAGTAAAGGCTATGTGCGCATTGTGGAGGCTATTTTGGCACATCCGGCTTTCGAAGGTGGCCTCCGCTTTGCCCCGAGTATCTTGGAACGTGAACAAAAAAATGATGACGACTTCTATGCGTACGATGAGGACGGAACACGGTTCTCACGCGATGTGACACCCGTGATCCTGGCTGCTCAGTGTCAGGAGTATGAGATTATACACACCCTGCTGGTCAAGGGTGCACGCATTGAAAAGCCTCACGATCACTTCTGCAAGTGTGCTGAGTGTGCCGAGAAGCAGAGGCAAGACTCATTCAGCCACTCACGCTCACGCATGAACGCCTACAAAGGCCTGGCCAGTGCTGCCTACCTCTGCCTTTCCAGTGAAGATCCTGTGCTGACCGCCTTGGAGCTCAGCAACGAGCTTGCCCAACTTGCCAACGTCGAAACCGAGTTCAAG aACGACTACAGGAAGTTGTCCATGCAGTGTAAAGACTTTGTGGTCGGGGTGTTGGATTTGTGTCGGAACACGGAGGAAGTCGAAGCCATTCTGAACGGAAACGTGGACCGGAATCTGCCCCAGGGTGACAACAGCAGACCGTGCCTGAGCCGGGTAAAACTGGCCATCAAGTTTGAGGTCAAAAAG TTTGTGGCTCATCCGAACTGTCAGCAGCAACTCTTGACACTGTGGTATGAAAATCTGTCGGGTTTGAGGCAGCAGTCTATTGGGGTGAAATGTTTAACGGTTCTTGGGGTGATGGCGACTCTGCCCTTCTTGGCCATTGCATACTGGGTCATGCCGTACAGCAAG CTGGGTCGTGTTCTACGCAGTCCGTTCATGAAATTCGTGGCCCATGCGGTGTCCTTCACAATTTTCCTGTGCTTGCTGGTGCTCAATGCTTCCGATCGCTTTGATGGAGTCAAAAATCTGCCCAATGAAACGATCACCGATCACCCGCGGCAGGTGTTCCGGGTCAAAACTACCCGCTTCTCCTGGACTGAGTTGCTAATTATGAAATGGGTGCTTG GAATGATCTGGTCAGAGTGTAAAGAAATTTGGGAGGACGGGTTGCGCGAGTATGTCACGCAACTCTGGAACATTTTGGACTTCGGCATGCTGTCCATCTTTGTTGCGTCATTCACAGCTAGGTTCATGGCATTTCTGCAGGCCTCTCGTGCACAACTGTACGTCGACCAATACGTGACGAGTTTGGACCTGAGCAACGCCTCGCTTCCTGATGATGTGGCCTATTATACTTATG CAAGGAACCGATGGCTTCCATCTGACCCCCAGATCATCTCTGAAGGTCTCTACTCTATTGCTGTGGTACTGAGTTTCTCACGCATCGCTTACATCCTGCCAGCCAATGAAAGTTTCGGACCTTTACAGATCTCCCTGGGCCGCACAGTAAAAGACATCTTTAAATTCATGGTCATCTTCATCATGGTCTTCCTTGCATTCATGATCGGCATGTTCAATCTGTACTCTTACTACCTGGGAGCCAAGTATAACCCTGCATTCACCAC GGTAGAAGAAAGCTTCAAGACACTGTTCTGGTCCATCTTTGGTTTGAGCGAGGTGATGTCTGTGGTGTTAAAGTACGATCATAAGTTTATTGAGAACATCGGCTACGTCCTATACGGTGTCTATAACGTTATGATGGTGATCGTGCTGCTCAACATGCTGATTGCCATGATGAACCACTCCTACCAGGAGATCGAG GAGGATGCAGATGTCGAGTGGAAGTTTGCCCGTGCTAAGCTTTGGCTCTCGTACTTTGATGAAGGCAGgactcttcctcctcctttcaATCTGGTGCCCAGTCCAAAGTCCTTCTATTACATGGGCCTTCGCACAAGATCTTGTCTCGTCAGGCTGTGCAAAGCTAAAGGTCTTCGTGGAAGCCAGCAAGACATGGACACTCCAAATTCTCGACCTAAG CTCCACAGGTATCGACTGTGCCTCACTCAAGATGAATATGCAATGAGAAATTCTATCAAACACCCAAGCAGATACCAG AAGATCATGAAGCGTCTCATCAAGCGATACGTCTTGAAGGCCCAAACTGACAGTGAAAATGACGAGGTCAATGAAG GTGAACTGAAGGAGATAAAGCAGGACATCTCCAGTCTACGCTATGAACTTTTGGAGGAAAAATCTCAGGTCACGGCAGAACTCGCCGATCTCATCCAGCAGCTGGGTGATAGACTTTGTAAATCAACCAAAAAACCCTGA
- the LOC113650331 gene encoding eukaryotic peptide chain release factor subunit 1-like, translated as MADDPSAADRNVEIWKIKKLIKSLEAARGNGTSMISLIIPPKDQISRVAKMLADEFGTASNIKSRVNRLSVLGAITSVQQRLKLYNKVPPNGLVVYCGTIMTEEGKEKKVNIDFEPFKPINTSLYLCDNKFHTEALTALLSDDSKFGFIVIDGSGALFGTLQGNTREVLHKFTVDLPKKHGRGGQSALRFARLRMEKRHNYVRKVAETAVQLFVSNDKVNVAGMVLAGSADFKTELSQSDMFDPRLQAKVLKLVDISYGGENGFNQAIELSAEVLSNVKFIQEKKLIGRYFDEISQDTGKYCFGVDDTLKAMEMGAVEILIVYENLDTMRYVLRCHGAEGIGPENVEKTLYLTPEQEKDKSHFTDKETGQEHELLESMPLLEWFANNYKKFGATLEIVTDKSQEGSQFVKGFGGIGGILRYRVDFQGMDYEGEDEELYDLDDY; from the exons ATGGCGGATGACCCGAGCGCTGCGGACAGGAACGTGGAAATCTGGAAGATAAAGAAGTTGATCAAAAGCCTTGAAGCGGCTAGAGG GAACGGCACCAGTATGATTTCCCTCATCATCCCACCGAAGGACCAGATCTCACGGGTGGCTAAGATGCTGGCGGACGAGTTTGGGACGGCGTCCAACATTAAGAGCAGAGTGAACCGACTGTCCGTGCTGGGAGCTATCACTTCAGTGCAGCAGAGACTCAAACTCTAcaacaaag TGCCCCCCAATGGCCTGGTGGTGTACTGCGGTACCATCATGACCGAGGAgggcaaagaaaagaaagtcaACATCGACTTTGAGCCGTTCAAGCCGATCAACACGTCGCTGTATTTATGCGACAACAAGTTTCAcacagag GCTCTTACCGCGTTGCTCTCGGACGACAGTAAGTTCGGCTTCATCGTGATCGACGGCAGCGGCGCCCTCTTCGGAACTCTGCAAGGCAACACCAGGGAGGTTCTGCATAAATTCACCGTGGACCTGCCGAAAAAGCACG GACGAGGAGGTCAGTCTGCCCTGCGATTCGCCCGCCTGAGGATGGAGAAAAGGCACAACTACGTGAGAAAGGTGGCGGAGACGGCCGTGCAGCTGTTCGTCTCCAACGACAAGGTCAACGTCGCCGGGATGGTCCTCGCCGGATCGGCCGATTTCAAAACCGAGCTCAGCCAGTCGGACATGTTCGACCCG AGGTTACAAGCCAAGGTGCTGAAACTGGTGGACATTTCTTACGGAGGGGAGAACGGCTTCAATCAGGCGATCGAGCTGTCGGCCGAGGTTCTCTCCAACGTCAAATTCATTCAGGAGAAGAAGCTGATAG GACGTTACTTTGACGAGATCAGTCAGGACACGGGGAAGTACTGCTTTGGAGTCGATGACACGCTGAAAGCTATGGAGATGGGAGCCGTGGAGATCCTAATCGTCTACGAGAACTTGGACACCATGCGCTATGTACTACGCTGCCATGGAGCTGAGGGCATTGGGCCTGAaaatg TTGAAAAGACACTCTATTTGACGCCCGAGCAGGAGAAGGATAAATCTCACTTCACAGACAAAGAG ACAGGGCAGGAGCACGAGCTCTTAGAGAGCATGCCACTGCTCGAGTGGTTCGCCAACAACTACAAGAAATTTGGGGCGACGCTGGAGATCGTGACGGACAAAAGCCAGGAGGGCTCGCAGTTTGTGAAGGGCTTCGGAGGGATCGGAG GAATTTTGCGATACAGGGTGGATTTCCAGGGCATGGACTACGAGGGAGAAGACGAGGAGCTGTACGACTTGGATGACTACTAG